TCGACGACGGCACCGTCGATATCGGCTTTATCTATGACCTCGCCAAGGCCGATCACTTCCGCACAATCCATGTGCTGAACGAGCGCCTCTTCTTCTTCTCGGCGCCTGATGCCTGGCCGCTGGACACGCCCCCCGGAACGCCCGTGCGCCTGCGCGATCTGCAAAAGCTGGAGCTGATCCTGCCCAGCCCGTCGCATGGCCTACGCAAGACGATCGAGGATTACGCGCAGCCACGCGGCGTGCAGCTGAACGTCACGATCGAGATGGACGCGATGACCCAGATCAAGGAGCTGGTGGCGCGCGGCTCGGGCTATGCCATCTTTGCCCCCGCCGCCGCACATGATTTCGTGGCGCGCGGTGATCTGGTCAAGGCGCCCATTCGCGAGCCCGACATGGTCCGCCCGGTCTACTTGGCCAGCAACCCCGCCCGCAAAAGCAGCCGTGCCTGTCAGGCCATCGCGCAAGTGACCCTGGACGTCGCACGCGACCTGGTGCAGCGCGGCATTTGGGAAGGCGA
This portion of the Roseovarius nanhaiticus genome encodes:
- a CDS encoding LysR family transcriptional regulator, which translates into the protein MDIRQLRYFIAIAESPSLSVAASTLGVAQPSLSQNVVRMEEELGVRLVERSPRGTVLTDDGTLFLKHARTVCAAFENCLDEMREAGGALRGKVGFGMPPSVSMVMAVPLAETVRVEFPDLRLQAIEAMSGYIKTWIDDGTVDIGFIYDLAKADHFRTIHVLNERLFFFSAPDAWPLDTPPGTPVRLRDLQKLELILPSPSHGLRKTIEDYAQPRGVQLNVTIEMDAMTQIKELVARGSGYAIFAPAAAHDFVARGDLVKAPIREPDMVRPVYLASNPARKSSRACQAIAQVTLDVARDLVQRGIWEGELEA